One bacterium genomic window, CCCGTCGCGCCGCAGCGCTTCGGCGATCGTCTGGTCGGAGAGCGGCCGCGCGGGGTCCTCCTCCTGCACCATCCGCTTGATCTTCTCCTTCACGGAAAGCGAGGAAACGGCGTCCCCGCCGGCCGCGGCGAGGCCGCTGTGGAAGAAGAAACGCATCTCGAACAGGCCGCGCGGCGTGTGCATGTACTTGTTGTTGACCACGCGGCTGACGGTCGATTCGTGCATGCCGATGTCTTCGGCGACGTCGCGCAGCACGAGCGGCCGGATCTGGTCGATGCCGTGGTCGAGGAAGGCGCGCTGCCGCTGCACGATGCTCGTCGCGACCTTGAAGATCGTCCGCTGCCGCTCCTCGAGCGAGCGGATCAGGCGGAACGCCGCGCGGACCTTGTCCCGCACGAACTCGCGGGCCGTGGCGTCGGCGGCGGCGCCGTTCTCCGGGCGGTCGAAGAAGCGGCGGTAGGTCGGCGAGATGCGCAGCCGCGGCAGCCCTTCTTCGTTGAGCAGCACGCGGTAGCCGTCGCCGTCCTTGATCACGTAGACGTCGGGGGCGATGTAGGTCGTCGGCGAGGGGTTGTAGCGCTCGCCGGGACGCGGATCCAGGTTCCGCAGCGCCTCCAGCAGGTCCTCGACGTCCTCCGGATCGGCGTCGAGCGCCTTGGCCAGCTCGGCCTGCTTGCGCCCCTCGACGAGCGGCAGGAAGTCGCGGATCGCCGTCGCGGCGTAGGAGTCGCCCATCCCCTGCGCGCAGAGCTGCACGAGCAGGCACTCCTGCAGCGTGCGGCTGCCGACGCCGATCGGGTCGAAGAGCTGGATCAGGGCGCGGACCCGCTCGACGTCCTCGGCGGTCCACTTCTCGTCCCCTTCGGCCATCGCGGCGATTTCCTCCGCCGTGGCCTCGAGGTAGCCCTTCTCGTCGATGTTGCCGATGATCGCTTCGCCGATCGCCCGCTCGCGCGGCCCGAGCGCGGAAAGCTCGAGCTGCCACGTCAGGTGCTCGGCGAGCCCGGTCTGGGAGCGCAGCAGCTGGTCGGCGGTCGGCAGTTCTTCGTCGCGCGACTCG contains:
- the rpoN gene encoding RNA polymerase factor sigma-54: MPQLEQKLQPRLVQKLIITPQLQQAIRLLQLSKLDLQDEISQELVENPALEELGAPTETVSATPTQPERESDDRAGENEDFDYASFFRDLEDSYQPTHGMVESRDEELPTADQLLRSQTGLAEHLTWQLELSALGPRERAIGEAIIGNIDEKGYLEATAEEIAAMAEGDEKWTAEDVERVRALIQLFDPIGVGSRTLQECLLVQLCAQGMGDSYAATAIRDFLPLVEGRKQAELAKALDADPEDVEDLLEALRNLDPRPGERYNPSPTTYIAPDVYVIKDGDGYRVLLNEEGLPRLRISPTYRRFFDRPENGAAADATAREFVRDKVRAAFRLIRSLEERQRTIFKVATSIVQRQRAFLDHGIDQIRPLVLRDVAEDIGMHESTVSRVVNNKYMHTPRGLFEMRFFFHSGLAAAGGDAVSSLSVKEKIKRMVQEEDPARPLSDQTIAEALRRDGLSIARRTVAKYREELRIAPSTARKR